Proteins encoded by one window of Esox lucius isolate fEsoLuc1 chromosome 4, fEsoLuc1.pri, whole genome shotgun sequence:
- the slbp gene encoding histone RNA hairpin-binding protein isoform X2: MSFRQKSKCADGEYNGDENRNRGPSKWSNCRKRGADGSMRSNGDVDSTSTSDLKKSNPTHKHPDNRPVSFTTPESGGPVSRCTDWGSEVETDEMRTSVRRDMQRRRILTADFGPRERTNSSGSSDSRDSPVPGEGMEDDEEVLMRRQKQINYGKNTLAYDRYIQEVPKHLRQPAHPKTPNKFKKYSRRSWDQQIKLWKVKIHAWDPPAQQGSELQAIEEVDLDDIMDIELDFPELDSDASAQPVKVTKAPSSQLDTCHGTPSKMIKMEASVDLDMV; encoded by the exons ATGTCGTTTCGTCAGAAGTCTAAATGCGCCGACGGTGAATATAATGGAGATGAAAATAG GAACCGGGGACCCTCGAAGTGGTCTAATTGCCGGAAACGTGGAGCTGATGGCAGTATGAGATCAAATGGTGATGTGGACTCTACTAGTACCAGTGATCTGAAGAAAAGCAACCCCACGCACAAGCACCCGGACAACAGGCCTGTTAG TTTTACTACTCCAGAAAGTGGAGGTCCAGTTTCCAGGTGCACAGACTGGGGGAGTGAAGTGGAGACTGACGAAATGCGCACAAGCGTTCGTCGTGATATGCAACG GAGGAGGATATTGACAGCAGATTTTGGTCCAAGGGAAAGAACAAACTCTTCTGGaag CTCAGACTCCAGGGACTCTCCTGTACCTGGCGAAGGCATGGAGGATGATGAAGAAGTCCTGATGAGGAGGCAGAAACAGATCAATTATGGCAAGAACACACTTGCCTATGACCGATACATTCAGGAAGTACCCAA GCATTTGAGGCAGCCAGCACATCCTAAGACCCCCAACAAGTTCAAGAAGTACAGCCGGCGCTCATGGGACCAGCAGATTAAGCTGTGGAAAGTGAAAATTCATGCATGGGACCCTCCAGCCCAACAGGGCAGTGAACTACAAGCCAT AGAGGAGGTTGATTTGGATGATATAATGGATATCGAGCTGGACTTCCCGGAGCTGGATTCAGATGCAAGCGCACAGCCTGTCAAAGTCACTAAGGCCCCTTCATCTCAATTG GACACTTGCCATGGAACTCCCAGCAAGATGATAAAAATGGAAGCATCTGTTGATCTTGACATGGTTTaa
- the tmem129 gene encoding E3 ubiquitin-protein ligase TM129, with the protein MDRPEVTFSLAYVVFALCFVFTPNEFRSAGFTVQNLFSCWLGSEDVGFIQYHVRRTSVTLIVHSTLPLGYYIGMCIAAPENNLAYVHLISDGWRAFFTFSLALQVLSWVLVIYWSRHKWENHPISKNLKAHALPQSGWGVVASSVNTEFRRIDKFATGAPGARVIITDTWIMKVTTYYVHIALQQDTHLTVIESRQHQLSPDSVSPVQILTLRVASINASVKPFDIRLNSTEYAELREKLHAPIRNAANVVIHQTMSDLFLETFKSQVEMNQIYQLTSGQELESCIGCMQVPANIKLLRLCHEEGEGECQQCYCRPMWCLTCMGKWFASRQDQQRPETWLGSRVPCPTCRARFCILDVCIVT; encoded by the exons ATGGATCGGCCAGAAGTAACGTTTTCGTTAGCCTACGTAGTATTTGCGCTTTGCTTTGTATTTACACCAAACGAATTCAGATCAGCTGGTTTCACTGTGCAAAATCTGTTTTCATGTTGGCTAGGAAGTGAAGATGTCGGTTTCATTCAATATCATGTAAGGAGAACGAGCGTCACTTTAATAGTTCACTCAACTTTGCCTCTTG GGTACTACATTGGAATGTGCATAGCTGCTCCAGAAAATAATTTGGCCTATGTACACTTGATAAGTGATGGCTGGAGGGCTTTCTTCACATTTTCACTGGCTCTGCAGGTCCTTAGCTGGGTGCTTGTCATTTACTGGTCTCGACACAAATGGGAAAATCATCCTATTTCAAAGAACCTCAAAGCCCATGCATTGCCTCAGTCCGGCTGGGGTGTTGTTGCCTCCTCTGTTAACACAGAGTTCCGTCGCATTGACAAGTTTGCAACTGGTGCTCCTGGTGCAAGGGTCATCATCACTGACACCTGGATCATGAAGGTCACCACATATTATGTACACATTGCACTGCAGCAAGACACTCACTTGACGGTCATAGAATCAAGGCAACACCAGCTCTCCCCAGACTCAGTCAGTCCTGTGCAGATCCTGACACTTCGTGTTGCTAGCATCAACGCCAGTGTCAAGCCCTTTGACATAAG GCTTAACTCAACAGAATATGCAGAGCTCCGAGAGAAGCTGCATGCACCAATCAGGAATGCTGCTAATGTGGTTATTCACCAGACCATGAGTGACCTCTTCCTGGAAACCTTCAAATCCCAGGTGGAAATGAACCAAATCTACCAGCTGACCAGTGGACAG GAGCTGGAGTCCTGCATTGGTTGCATGCAGGTGCCAGCCAACATCAAACTGCTGCGGCTGTGCCACGAAGAGGGTGAAGGGGAGTGCCAGCAGTGCTACTGTAGACCTATGTGGTGTCTCACTTGTATGGGAAAATGGTTTGCCAGCCGCCAGGACCAGCAGAGACCTGAGACCTGGTTGGGCAGCAGAGTGCCTTGCCCCACTTGCAGGGCCAGGTTCTGTATCCTGGATGTCTGCATTGTCACCTGA
- the slbp gene encoding histone RNA hairpin-binding protein isoform X1 → MSFRQKSKCADGEYNGDENRNRGPSKWSNCRKRGADGSMRSNGDVDSTSTSDLKKSNPTHKHPDNRPVSFTTPESGGPVSRCTDWGSEVETDEMRTSVRRDMQRYRRRILTADFGPRERTNSSGSSDSRDSPVPGEGMEDDEEVLMRRQKQINYGKNTLAYDRYIQEVPKHLRQPAHPKTPNKFKKYSRRSWDQQIKLWKVKIHAWDPPAQQGSELQAIEEVDLDDIMDIELDFPELDSDASAQPVKVTKAPSSQLDTCHGTPSKMIKMEASVDLDMV, encoded by the exons ATGTCGTTTCGTCAGAAGTCTAAATGCGCCGACGGTGAATATAATGGAGATGAAAATAG GAACCGGGGACCCTCGAAGTGGTCTAATTGCCGGAAACGTGGAGCTGATGGCAGTATGAGATCAAATGGTGATGTGGACTCTACTAGTACCAGTGATCTGAAGAAAAGCAACCCCACGCACAAGCACCCGGACAACAGGCCTGTTAG TTTTACTACTCCAGAAAGTGGAGGTCCAGTTTCCAGGTGCACAGACTGGGGGAGTGAAGTGGAGACTGACGAAATGCGCACAAGCGTTCGTCGTGATATGCAACG TTACAGGAGGAGGATATTGACAGCAGATTTTGGTCCAAGGGAAAGAACAAACTCTTCTGGaag CTCAGACTCCAGGGACTCTCCTGTACCTGGCGAAGGCATGGAGGATGATGAAGAAGTCCTGATGAGGAGGCAGAAACAGATCAATTATGGCAAGAACACACTTGCCTATGACCGATACATTCAGGAAGTACCCAA GCATTTGAGGCAGCCAGCACATCCTAAGACCCCCAACAAGTTCAAGAAGTACAGCCGGCGCTCATGGGACCAGCAGATTAAGCTGTGGAAAGTGAAAATTCATGCATGGGACCCTCCAGCCCAACAGGGCAGTGAACTACAAGCCAT AGAGGAGGTTGATTTGGATGATATAATGGATATCGAGCTGGACTTCCCGGAGCTGGATTCAGATGCAAGCGCACAGCCTGTCAAAGTCACTAAGGCCCCTTCATCTCAATTG GACACTTGCCATGGAACTCCCAGCAAGATGATAAAAATGGAAGCATCTGTTGATCTTGACATGGTTTaa